In Devosia sp. 1566, a single genomic region encodes these proteins:
- a CDS encoding glutathione S-transferase N-terminal domain-containing protein: MLKVLGRVTSINVRKVLWAADELGLPYEREDWGLPLRDPKVPEFLALNPNGQIPVLIDDGFVLWESNAILIYLAEKAGDGRLLPSRLQERARVLQWLGWQASELNPPWGYAVNALIRKTPGYDDPEQITASLRAWAFRCIAG, from the coding sequence GTGTTGAAAGTGCTGGGGCGGGTCACGTCCATCAATGTGCGCAAGGTCCTGTGGGCGGCCGATGAGTTGGGACTCCCCTATGAGCGGGAGGATTGGGGCCTGCCCTTGCGCGATCCCAAGGTGCCCGAGTTCCTGGCGCTCAATCCTAATGGACAGATCCCGGTGTTGATCGATGATGGATTCGTGCTGTGGGAAAGCAACGCGATCCTGATCTATCTGGCGGAAAAGGCAGGTGACGGGCGCTTGCTACCGAGTAGGCTGCAGGAGCGGGCGCGGGTGCTGCAATGGCTGGGCTGGCAGGCGAGCGAGCTTAATCCGCCCTGGGGCTATGCCGTGAATGCGCTGATCCGCAAGACGCCCGGCTATGATGATCCCGAGCAGATTACTGCGTCACTGCGAGCCTGGGCCTTTCGGTGCATCGCTGGATGA
- a CDS encoding FliH/SctL family protein produces MASHARFTFDLDLGKRPSAAAVSPRAGMAEDLVARLVAEAREEGYAEGFAAGAQNAAAMAAQTIAAAAATLATRSAEMAAALDDATANSRREAVELAASIGRKLALQLLAREPTAELEGLIAECMANLEGVPHLVIRCHPDIADGVRDIATAHMTTSGFSGRLIVMGDPEQRLGDGRLEWVDGGLVRDLDSISTDIDRRIAAYLEGGHPQISHEEPHS; encoded by the coding sequence ATGGCCAGTCACGCTCGCTTCACCTTCGATCTCGACCTCGGCAAGCGCCCCAGTGCTGCCGCGGTCTCACCGCGCGCCGGAATGGCCGAAGACCTCGTGGCCCGCCTGGTCGCCGAAGCGCGCGAAGAGGGCTATGCCGAAGGCTTTGCCGCCGGCGCCCAGAACGCCGCCGCCATGGCCGCGCAAACCATCGCCGCTGCTGCCGCGACCCTTGCTACCCGCAGCGCCGAAATGGCCGCGGCCCTTGACGATGCGACCGCCAATAGCCGCCGCGAAGCGGTGGAACTGGCCGCCAGCATCGGCCGCAAGCTCGCCTTGCAACTCTTGGCCCGCGAACCCACCGCGGAGCTCGAGGGCCTCATCGCCGAATGCATGGCCAACCTCGAAGGCGTGCCGCACCTTGTGATCCGTTGCCACCCCGATATTGCTGATGGCGTGCGCGACATTGCCACCGCTCATATGACCACCTCCGGCTTTAGCGGCCGCCTGATCGTCATGGGCGATCCCGAACAGCGCTTGGGCGACGGCCGGCTCGAATGGGTCGATGGCGGCCTCGTGCGCGATCTTGATTCCATTTCCACCGACATCGACCGGCGCATCGCTGCCTATCTCGAGGGCGGCCACCCGCAGATCAGCCATGAGGAACCCCATTCATGA
- a CDS encoding flagellar hook assembly protein FlgD, which yields MAVNGISATSAAGAISNSRNTIADNFDTFLNILTTQLKNQNPLEPLDTNQFTQQLVQFTGVEQQLKTNDFLEAMMMASQSAGKTDAVNYIGKEVTVAGTSSELKGGKALWGYVASGAVQNAKVNIKNAAGSIVYSENGSLPAGNGQFAWDGKGSNGLAQPAGLYSIEITGTDLSGNTVGITTAAVGIVNAVDFSGTEPLLTIGTSKYPLSQVRDVRTPTPGT from the coding sequence ATGGCTGTTAATGGCATATCCGCAACCTCTGCCGCCGGTGCGATCAGCAACTCGCGCAACACCATTGCCGATAATTTCGACACCTTCCTCAACATCCTGACCACCCAGCTCAAGAACCAGAACCCGCTCGAGCCGCTGGATACCAACCAGTTCACCCAGCAACTGGTGCAGTTCACTGGCGTGGAACAGCAGCTCAAGACCAACGACTTCCTTGAAGCCATGATGATGGCCAGCCAAAGCGCCGGCAAAACCGACGCGGTCAACTATATCGGCAAGGAAGTCACCGTCGCCGGCACCTCCTCCGAGCTCAAGGGCGGCAAGGCTCTGTGGGGCTATGTCGCCTCGGGGGCCGTGCAGAACGCCAAGGTGAACATCAAGAACGCCGCCGGCAGCATCGTTTACTCCGAGAACGGCTCGCTTCCCGCGGGCAACGGCCAGTTCGCTTGGGACGGCAAGGGCTCCAACGGGCTAGCTCAACCTGCTGGGTTGTATTCCATCGAGATCACCGGTACCGATCTGAGCGGAAATACTGTCGGCATCACCACGGCGGCGGTCGGGATCGTGAACGCAGTGGACTTTTCGGGCACGGAGCCGCTGCTGACCATCGGCACCTCCAAATACCCCCTTTCTCAGGTCCGGGATGTGCGCACCCCCACGCCGGGCACCTGA
- a CDS encoding flagellar hook-length control protein FliK, translated as MASHLTLSVATGAGNITRSFGSPADADAAPASPFDAFASLLTGANAGTTPGTTSASSFNLSLGKALEIGLETAGEADIEAEDLGLAVGAEAALAPEPPALPQLLDSLANIAQSLAAGQSPSGDDLGAASTALSRLADQLGISLSTPAQPATSGEPASDFAQQLANALAPLADQLLGTDAAEGGPELGQKLAALLAGLKQAGPGLDQQALAAGAAALEDALAKLTRATPAAPPADPAAPSTSTAAPLTPTGPTAPTLAQPSIEPDPALGTDTQPTAETDAKPVPATAEPPLDAAAAKSLPSALNRAEVAAAALRPVQPGYQTTQQQLNLPQLAFELVHQANAGNSRFQIRLDPPELGRIEVKLEFDAAGQVNARLIVDKSETLDLMQRDQRGLERALQQAGLDASKTNLEFSLRQNPSPGDGRQGNGQEQERRGSFGGGPSGGDADPLPLPSVNLYRGSLAAGGVNIIA; from the coding sequence GTGGCATCCCATCTTACCCTTTCGGTCGCAACCGGTGCAGGCAACATCACGCGAAGCTTTGGCTCGCCCGCCGATGCCGACGCTGCACCCGCTTCGCCCTTTGACGCCTTTGCCAGCCTGCTCACCGGCGCGAATGCCGGCACCACGCCAGGCACCACATCGGCCTCGAGCTTCAACCTGAGCCTGGGCAAGGCGCTCGAAATCGGGCTCGAAACTGCGGGCGAAGCCGACATCGAAGCCGAAGATCTTGGGCTGGCTGTGGGAGCTGAAGCCGCTCTCGCTCCGGAACCGCCCGCCCTGCCGCAGCTGCTCGACAGCCTCGCCAATATCGCCCAAAGCCTTGCCGCCGGCCAGTCTCCCTCAGGCGACGACCTCGGTGCGGCCAGCACCGCTCTCAGCCGGCTCGCCGACCAGCTCGGCATCTCCCTCTCTACCCCCGCCCAGCCAGCGACCAGTGGCGAACCGGCCAGTGATTTTGCGCAACAGCTAGCCAATGCCCTCGCCCCGCTGGCCGACCAGCTTCTTGGCACCGATGCCGCCGAGGGCGGCCCCGAGCTGGGTCAAAAGCTCGCCGCACTGCTCGCCGGCCTCAAGCAAGCCGGTCCCGGCCTTGATCAGCAGGCCCTTGCCGCCGGCGCCGCCGCGCTCGAAGACGCCCTCGCCAAGCTGACCCGCGCCACCCCGGCCGCCCCTCCCGCCGATCCGGCTGCCCCGAGCACCAGCACTGCCGCGCCCCTCACCCCCACCGGCCCCACGGCACCGACGCTCGCGCAGCCCAGCATCGAGCCTGACCCGGCTCTCGGCACCGACACCCAGCCAACTGCCGAAACCGACGCCAAGCCCGTTCCCGCAACCGCCGAGCCCCCGCTCGATGCGGCTGCGGCCAAAAGCCTGCCCAGCGCGCTCAACCGGGCCGAAGTCGCCGCCGCCGCCCTCCGTCCCGTGCAGCCTGGCTACCAGACCACCCAGCAACAGCTCAACCTGCCCCAGCTCGCCTTTGAGCTGGTGCACCAGGCCAATGCCGGAAATTCGCGTTTCCAGATCCGCCTTGATCCGCCCGAGCTCGGCCGCATCGAGGTCAAGCTCGAATTCGATGCAGCGGGGCAGGTCAATGCCCGCCTCATCGTCGACAAGAGCGAAACCCTTGACCTGATGCAGCGCGATCAGCGCGGGCTGGAACGCGCCCTGCAGCAGGCCGGGCTCGATGCCAGCAAGACCAACCTCGAATTCTCCCTCCGGCAAAACCCATCCCCAGGCGACGGGCGCCAGGGCAATGGGCAGGAGCAGGAACGCCGAGGCTCGTTCGGTGGCGGCCCGAGCGGCGGCGATGCCGACCCGCTACCCCTTCCCAGCGTCAATCTTTACCGCGGCAGCCTTGCGGCTGGCGGCGTCAACATCATCGCCTGA
- the fliG gene encoding flagellar motor switch protein FliG, translated as MGKQLVVGNDAPHRSLRGDEKAAALLLALGPDHGKPIFDELDEVEIRQLSRAMVRLGPITQAMLDELMVEFVTSVSANGSLSGNTETTERLLLSFLPSDRVSSIMEEIRGPAGRNMWEKLSNVQEDVLAAYLKNEYPQTIAVVLSKIAPEHASKVLAVLPEALAMDVIQRMLGLDPVQKDILEKIENTLRTEFMSTLSHTKRRDSHEQMAEIFNSFDRQTEARFITGLEENSREDAERIKSLMFTFEDLAKLDASAAQTLLARMDKAELALALKGANETMKEFFFKNMSARSGKLLKDDMEALGPVRLKDVDEAQGRMVATAKDLAAQGEIIILKGKSDEQMIA; from the coding sequence ATGGGCAAGCAGCTGGTGGTTGGCAACGATGCGCCACACCGCTCGCTGAGGGGCGACGAAAAGGCTGCAGCGCTTCTCCTCGCGCTCGGCCCCGATCACGGCAAGCCCATCTTCGATGAGCTCGACGAGGTCGAGATCCGCCAGCTCAGCCGCGCCATGGTGCGCCTCGGCCCGATCACCCAGGCCATGTTGGACGAGTTGATGGTGGAGTTTGTCACCAGCGTGTCGGCCAATGGCTCGCTATCGGGCAACACCGAAACCACCGAGCGCCTGCTGCTGTCCTTCCTCCCCTCCGATCGTGTCAGCTCCATCATGGAGGAAATCCGCGGTCCCGCCGGCCGCAATATGTGGGAAAAGCTCTCCAACGTTCAGGAAGACGTGCTCGCCGCCTATCTCAAGAACGAATATCCCCAGACCATCGCCGTGGTGCTGTCCAAGATCGCGCCTGAGCACGCCAGCAAGGTGCTCGCCGTTCTGCCCGAAGCACTCGCTATGGACGTGATCCAGCGCATGCTCGGGCTTGATCCCGTGCAAAAGGACATTCTCGAAAAGATCGAGAACACGCTGCGCACCGAATTCATGTCGACCCTGTCGCATACCAAGCGCCGCGACAGCCACGAGCAGATGGCCGAGATCTTCAATTCCTTCGACCGCCAGACCGAAGCCCGCTTCATCACCGGCCTCGAGGAAAACAGCCGCGAAGACGCCGAGCGCATCAAGTCACTGATGTTCACCTTCGAGGACCTGGCCAAGCTCGATGCTTCGGCGGCTCAAACTCTGCTGGCGCGCATGGACAAGGCCGAGCTGGCGCTCGCCCTCAAGGGCGCCAACGAAACGATGAAGGAATTTTTCTTCAAGAACATGTCCGCCCGCAGCGGCAAGCTCCTCAAGGATGACATGGAAGCGCTTGGCCCCGTGCGCCTCAAGGATGTCGATGAAGCCCAGGGCCGCATGGTCGCCACAGCCAAGGATTTGGCCGCTCAGGGTGAGATCATCATCCTCAAGGGCAAGTCCGACGAGCAGATGATCGCTTAG
- the fliF gene encoding flagellar basal-body MS-ring/collar protein FliF, translated as MNNLTQLINRIGLPRLAAMATVAVLMLGFFAFLMMRASAPNLAPLYTGLTLEDSSAITTELQTLNIPFELRGEGDTILVPREQITKLRMDLAGAGLPTRGQVGYEIFDEQNTLGATSFVQNINNVRALEGELARTISSLARIKSARVHLVLPERELFRRERKDPSASIVLSVRGELAAGEIRAIQHLVASAIEGLSPTRVSIVDDAGTLLASGTGDSAQGALAGEAAEKTLGYENRLRTRLEDMLANIVGVGRARVEVAAEMDFNRSTTTSETFDPEGQVVRSTQLREQENQSGANQNQVTIANELPGASQTAADGTLEQGTTSEEVTNYEISKTTQTAVTEAGSIKRLSVAVVVDGVYADDGAGNLTYSPRSAEEIAQVLTLVRSAVGYSESRGDSVDVVNMQFSERPELNLPGTDSAAGLLDFTRDDLMNAAEMAVTLLIALALVFFVLRPLLKRALVPEPQPLALPSGAELGAPVALGPEGQLVPIEAPESVTGAPDWMANARTLGESQLQTLKTVGSLVQENPKQAALIVRDWLSSAA; from the coding sequence TTGAATAACCTGACCCAGCTCATCAACCGCATTGGCCTGCCGCGCCTTGCTGCCATGGCCACCGTAGCGGTGCTGATGTTGGGCTTCTTCGCCTTCCTGATGATGCGCGCTTCAGCCCCCAACCTGGCGCCGCTTTACACCGGGCTGACGCTGGAAGATTCGTCCGCGATCACTACCGAACTGCAAACCCTCAATATCCCATTCGAGCTGCGTGGCGAAGGCGATACCATCCTCGTGCCGCGCGAGCAGATCACCAAGCTGCGCATGGATCTCGCCGGGGCCGGGCTGCCCACTCGCGGCCAGGTTGGCTACGAGATTTTCGACGAGCAGAACACGCTTGGCGCTACGAGCTTTGTGCAGAACATCAACAATGTTCGCGCGCTTGAAGGTGAACTCGCCCGCACCATCTCTTCGCTGGCCCGCATCAAGTCCGCCCGGGTTCACCTGGTTCTGCCCGAGCGCGAATTGTTCCGGCGCGAGCGCAAGGATCCTTCCGCCTCGATCGTCCTGTCCGTGCGCGGCGAACTGGCTGCCGGCGAAATCCGCGCCATCCAGCACCTCGTCGCCTCCGCCATCGAGGGTCTCTCGCCGACCCGCGTCTCCATTGTCGATGATGCCGGCACCCTCCTCGCCTCCGGCACCGGTGACAGCGCTCAGGGCGCCCTCGCCGGCGAAGCGGCCGAAAAAACCCTTGGCTACGAAAACCGCCTCCGTACGCGCCTCGAAGACATGCTCGCCAACATCGTTGGCGTTGGCCGTGCCCGCGTCGAAGTTGCGGCCGAGATGGACTTCAACCGCTCCACCACCACTTCGGAGACCTTTGACCCCGAAGGCCAGGTCGTCCGCTCCACCCAGCTGCGCGAGCAGGAGAACCAGTCCGGCGCCAATCAGAACCAGGTGACCATCGCCAACGAGTTGCCCGGCGCTTCCCAAACTGCCGCCGATGGCACGCTCGAGCAGGGCACCACGTCCGAAGAAGTCACCAACTACGAAATCTCCAAGACCACCCAGACTGCCGTCACCGAAGCGGGCAGCATCAAGCGCCTTTCCGTCGCTGTGGTGGTGGATGGCGTTTATGCCGATGATGGCGCGGGCAATCTGACCTACAGCCCCCGTTCGGCTGAAGAGATTGCCCAGGTGCTCACCCTAGTACGCTCCGCCGTGGGTTATTCGGAAAGCCGCGGCGACAGCGTCGACGTGGTCAACATGCAGTTTTCCGAACGGCCCGAGCTCAACCTGCCGGGCACCGACAGCGCCGCGGGTCTCCTCGACTTCACGCGCGACGACCTGATGAATGCAGCCGAAATGGCCGTGACCCTGCTGATCGCCCTGGCCCTCGTGTTCTTCGTGCTGCGCCCCCTGCTCAAGCGCGCCTTGGTCCCTGAACCCCAGCCTCTCGCCCTCCCCTCCGGTGCCGAACTGGGCGCACCCGTCGCGCTGGGCCCCGAAGGTCAGCTCGTGCCCATCGAAGCGCCCGAATCGGTTACCGGCGCGCCCGATTGGATGGCCAATGCCCGCACCTTGGGCGAAAGCCAGCTCCAGACGCTAAAGACCGTGGGTAGTCTGGTTCAAGAAAATCCCAAGCAGGCCGCACTGATCGTGCGCGACTGGCTGAGCAGCGCGGCATAA
- a CDS encoding DUF1153 domain-containing protein, translating to MTVQMRPRVKYVIGPDGSPLTIADLPPANTRRWVIRRKAEVVAAVRGGLLSLEEACDRYTLSVDEFLNWQAAIDKHGLAGLRTTWIQHYREG from the coding sequence ATGACCGTACAGATGCGTCCTCGCGTTAAGTACGTTATCGGACCGGACGGAAGTCCGCTCACGATCGCAGATCTTCCCCCCGCCAATACGCGGAGGTGGGTCATTCGGCGAAAAGCCGAAGTTGTTGCTGCGGTGCGCGGTGGTCTGCTCAGCCTCGAAGAGGCCTGCGACCGCTACACACTCAGCGTCGACGAGTTCCTGAACTGGCAGGCTGCCATCGACAAGCATGGACTTGCCGGCCTGCGGACCACCTGGATCCAGCATTACCGCGAGGGCTGA
- the flhA gene encoding flagellar biosynthesis protein FlhA, which yields MSELPTLRTRPAFKLPTGAAVLDTLRSGDIALATGVMGLIVILIVPMPPLLLDGLLAVSIVFSVMILMTALFIQKPLEFSSFPTVLLIATMLRLGLNLATTRLILSEGHTGTHAAGHVIEAFGNFVMRGNFIIGVVVFAILVLVNFIVITKGSGRIAEVAARFSLDAMPGKQMAIDADLSAGLIDEATAKVRRAELEGESAFFGNMDGASKFVRGDAIAGLIITFINVVAGMVIGMMQEGLTVQEAGNVYTLLTIGDGLVSQIPALIVSTAAGILVSKSGVTGSADKALSAQFTGYPRALGMSAAVMGLLAFLPGMPVIPFLAIAAGVGYLAWRSAATKSEKQADATRLAALANPPQIGSPGGPAPEVPITDSLKIDELKLELGYGLLSLVKEDENGSDRLTEQIKALRRQLATELGFVMPPVRILDNMQLEPNDYKVRIKEVEAGHGQIWASQLMVMDPMGRSIDLPGHHTTEPTFGLPATWIEPALRDEAELRGLSIIDPSTVISTHLTEVLKANVADLLSYANVQSLLSGLPKEQQKLVEDIVPGLITVSGIQRVLQTLLNERISIRDLSTILEGVAEIAGPGRSMQMIVEHVRSRLARQLCAANLGPDGNLPLLTLSPTWERDFAEAMIGEGDNRHLAMAPSRLQQFIGAIQTAFERAAQQGELPVLITSPGIRPHVRSIIERFRPQTVVMSQNEVHPRIRLKTIGSV from the coding sequence ATGAGTGAGCTGCCCACCCTGCGCACCCGCCCGGCCTTCAAGCTGCCGACTGGCGCGGCCGTGCTCGATACTCTGCGCTCAGGCGATATTGCCCTTGCGACAGGGGTCATGGGCCTCATCGTCATTCTCATCGTGCCTATGCCGCCGCTCCTGCTCGATGGGCTGCTGGCAGTCTCGATCGTCTTTTCCGTGATGATCCTGATGACGGCACTCTTTATCCAGAAGCCGCTGGAATTCTCGTCTTTCCCGACGGTTCTGCTGATCGCCACCATGCTGCGGCTCGGCCTCAACCTTGCCACCACCCGCCTCATCCTGTCGGAAGGTCACACCGGCACCCACGCCGCCGGCCATGTCATCGAAGCCTTCGGCAACTTCGTGATGCGCGGCAATTTTATCATCGGCGTCGTGGTCTTTGCCATTCTGGTGCTGGTCAACTTCATTGTCATTACCAAGGGCTCGGGCCGCATCGCCGAAGTGGCGGCCCGCTTCAGCCTCGACGCCATGCCGGGCAAGCAAATGGCCATTGATGCCGATCTGTCGGCTGGCCTGATCGATGAAGCTACCGCCAAGGTGCGCCGCGCCGAACTCGAAGGCGAAAGCGCCTTTTTCGGCAACATGGACGGCGCCAGCAAATTCGTGCGCGGCGACGCCATTGCCGGCCTCATCATCACCTTCATCAACGTCGTTGCCGGCATGGTAATTGGCATGATGCAGGAAGGCCTTACCGTCCAGGAAGCGGGCAATGTTTATACCCTGCTGACCATCGGCGACGGTCTTGTCTCGCAGATCCCCGCCCTCATCGTGTCCACCGCCGCCGGCATTCTCGTGTCCAAATCTGGCGTCACGGGTTCCGCCGACAAAGCCCTTTCCGCCCAGTTCACCGGCTATCCGCGCGCCCTGGGCATGTCCGCCGCCGTGATGGGGCTCCTGGCCTTTCTGCCTGGCATGCCGGTCATTCCGTTCCTCGCCATCGCCGCGGGCGTCGGCTACCTGGCTTGGCGCTCCGCTGCGACCAAGAGCGAAAAGCAGGCCGATGCCACGCGCCTCGCCGCGCTGGCAAACCCGCCCCAGATCGGTAGCCCCGGCGGCCCCGCTCCTGAAGTGCCGATCACCGATAGCCTCAAGATCGACGAACTCAAGCTTGAGCTCGGCTATGGCCTGCTGTCGCTGGTCAAGGAAGACGAAAACGGCTCCGACCGTCTCACCGAACAGATCAAGGCGCTGCGTCGTCAGCTCGCGACCGAGCTGGGCTTTGTCATGCCGCCCGTGCGCATCCTCGACAACATGCAGCTCGAGCCCAATGACTACAAAGTGCGCATCAAGGAAGTGGAAGCTGGCCACGGCCAGATCTGGGCCAGCCAACTGATGGTGATGGACCCGATGGGCCGCTCTATCGACCTGCCCGGTCACCACACCACCGAGCCCACTTTCGGTCTGCCCGCCACCTGGATCGAGCCAGCTCTGCGCGACGAGGCCGAACTGCGCGGCCTGTCGATTATCGATCCCTCGACGGTGATCTCCACCCACCTGACCGAAGTGCTCAAGGCCAATGTCGCGGACCTGCTGAGCTACGCCAATGTGCAGTCACTCCTGTCCGGCCTGCCCAAGGAGCAGCAAAAGCTCGTCGAGGACATCGTCCCCGGCCTCATCACCGTGTCGGGCATCCAGCGCGTGCTACAGACTCTCCTCAACGAGCGCATCTCCATCCGCGACCTCTCGACCATCCTCGAAGGTGTCGCCGAAATCGCCGGCCCGGGTCGTTCCATGCAGATGATCGTCGAGCATGTCCGCTCGCGCCTCGCCCGTCAGCTCTGTGCCGCCAATCTCGGCCCCGATGGCAACCTGCCGCTCCTGACCCTGTCGCCCACCTGGGAGCGCGACTTTGCCGAAGCCATGATCGGCGAAGGCGACAACCGCCACCTCGCCATGGCCCCCTCGCGGCTGCAGCAGTTCATTGGCGCAATTCAAACCGCCTTCGAACGCGCCGCCCAGCAAGGGGAACTGCCAGTGCTGATCACCTCTCCCGGCATCCGCCCCCATGTGCGCTCCATCATCGAGCGTTTCCGCCCGCAGACCGTGGTGATGAGCCAGAACGAGGTGCATCCCCGCATCCGCCTTAAAACCATTGGCAGCGTTTGA
- the fliN gene encoding flagellar motor switch protein FliN, which produces MAAASGMARGPEAHLERTAADLEAVFDVPVRISVVLGRTKMPVSQLLRMDVGTVIELDRQVGEAVEILVNDRLVARGEIVLVENRLGVTMTEVIKPQ; this is translated from the coding sequence ATGGCCGCCGCCAGCGGCATGGCTCGTGGTCCCGAAGCTCATCTCGAGCGCACCGCGGCCGACCTCGAAGCCGTCTTTGATGTTCCCGTGCGCATCTCGGTCGTCCTGGGCCGCACCAAGATGCCGGTGTCCCAATTGCTGCGCATGGATGTCGGCACCGTCATCGAACTCGACCGTCAGGTCGGCGAAGCCGTCGAGATCCTCGTCAATGACCGCCTCGTCGCTCGCGGCGAAATCGTGCTGGTCGAAAACCGGCTCGGCGTCACCATGACCGAAGTCATCAAGCCACAATAA
- a CDS encoding sigma-54 dependent transcriptional regulator, with protein MRLLIVGALEGQLSTATKMAMDGGAKVAHAPSVDIALATLRAGRGADLLLVDVMMDIARLIGGLEAERIAVPVVACGVETNAAAAVNAIRAGAKEYIPLPPDAELIAAVIAAVARDSSEFLFRDPAMARIVKMADQIAGSDASILITGESGTGKEVIAKYVHSRSKRAGKPFISVNCAAIPEALLESELFGHEKGAFTGAVARRIGKFEEASGGTLLLDEISEMDVRLQAKLLRAIQERLIDRVGGGKPVAVDIRILATSNRNLADAVREGSFREDLLFRLNVVNLKLPALRDRPGDIIALSEHFVAKYSKANGLPPRSLAEDARDALVRAPWPGNVRELENTLHRAVLLSSGESITADAIVLPDGMGLHEVASAGSLSSQLAQTAEAMSRALVGRTVADVERDLILDTLDHTLGNRTHAANILGISIRTLRNKLNQYSDEGTLVPDPGERRAVA; from the coding sequence ATGCGTCTACTCATCGTCGGAGCTCTCGAAGGCCAGCTCAGCACCGCCACCAAGATGGCCATGGATGGCGGCGCCAAGGTCGCACATGCCCCCTCGGTCGATATTGCCCTCGCGACGCTGCGCGCCGGCCGCGGAGCCGATCTGCTGCTGGTCGATGTGATGATGGACATCGCTCGGCTCATCGGCGGGCTGGAAGCCGAGCGCATCGCCGTGCCCGTTGTTGCCTGTGGCGTGGAAACCAATGCCGCGGCCGCGGTCAACGCCATCCGTGCCGGCGCCAAGGAATACATCCCCCTGCCCCCCGATGCCGAGCTGATTGCCGCCGTGATCGCCGCCGTCGCTCGGGATTCCTCCGAATTCCTGTTCCGCGACCCCGCCATGGCCCGCATCGTGAAAATGGCCGACCAGATCGCGGGCTCCGACGCTTCCATCCTCATCACCGGCGAGTCCGGCACCGGCAAGGAAGTGATCGCCAAATATGTTCATTCCCGCTCCAAGCGCGCTGGAAAACCCTTCATCTCGGTCAACTGCGCCGCCATCCCTGAGGCGCTCCTCGAAAGCGAGCTCTTTGGTCACGAGAAAGGCGCCTTTACCGGCGCCGTCGCCCGCCGCATCGGCAAGTTCGAGGAAGCCTCGGGCGGCACGCTCCTGCTCGATGAAATCTCCGAAATGGATGTGCGGCTGCAGGCCAAGCTGCTGCGCGCCATTCAGGAGCGCCTGATCGATCGCGTCGGCGGCGGCAAGCCGGTGGCCGTGGATATCCGCATCCTCGCCACCTCCAACCGCAACCTCGCCGACGCCGTGCGGGAAGGCTCCTTCCGCGAAGACCTACTGTTCCGCCTCAACGTGGTCAATCTCAAGCTCCCCGCCCTGCGGGACCGGCCGGGCGACATCATCGCCTTGTCCGAGCATTTTGTGGCCAAATACAGCAAGGCCAATGGCCTGCCGCCGCGCAGCCTCGCCGAGGATGCGCGCGACGCCCTGGTCCGCGCTCCTTGGCCGGGCAATGTCCGCGAACTCGAAAATACGCTGCACCGCGCTGTGCTGTTGTCCTCGGGCGAAAGCATCACCGCCGACGCCATCGTCCTGCCCGACGGCATGGGCCTGCATGAAGTGGCATCCGCGGGCTCCCTTTCGTCCCAGTTGGCGCAAACCGCCGAAGCCATGTCCCGTGCCCTTGTGGGCCGCACCGTGGCCGATGTGGAACGCGACCTGATCCTCGACACCCTCGATCACACGCTGGGCAACCGGACCCACGCCGCCAATATCCTTGGCATCTCCATCCGCACTCTGCGCAACAAGCTCAACCAATATTCCGATGAAGGCACTTTGGTGCCCGATCCCGGTGAACGCAGGGCCGTGGCATGA